The following proteins come from a genomic window of Metarhizium brunneum chromosome 2, complete sequence:
- the sdnM_0 gene encoding Transcriptional regulator sdnM translates to MLHLTGRRLPRPQIPTDTIVMVGDLDDNIVYRNEGIVTCMFVVDNVLDSEKLRSAFERVIERPGWRKLGARLRFNTNGCLEYHIPALFGPDRPAMRYSVVDHAVKRSEHSVASRLPEMSKDLAVVADPVHFESLWHDAAGPAKLDDYFYADEPLLALRITKFTDATTLAISWPHVLFDIMGLVDFVNAWTLMLRQQPDDIQAPHETTSDPLAELGRHPSEPHLLRHHRMSLLSVLFHWLQSWFWSLISKPQHRILYIPGWYMKSLREKALEGLATNNEDEDKNMFVSEGDTLCAWWAHLSTSLMRNYPGKIVALVNVMSLRTVLAEDLLPCGRPFLSNSTGLVFALTSVKDIVTKPLGHLASQVRRSIINLGTREQVEAFVALTRQSWQRLPPLFGNHRMHLVTFSNWSKAKLFEVDFSSAIVPPVSDKGQPTEQSGRPSYVQSHFSGINTYECVVILGESAEGGYWMDCCTNKFRWPKIVDMLSEVRQEVA, encoded by the exons ATGCTTCATCTCACAGGAAGAAGACTCCCCCGGCCCCAAATACCAACCGATACCATTGTAATGGTGGGAGACTTGGACGACAACATTGTATACCGCAACGAGGGCATCGTCACCTGTATGTTTGTTGTAGACAATGTCCTCGATTCAGAAAAGTTGAGAAGCGCCTTCGAAAGGGTCATTGAGCGGCCGGGCTGGCGCAAACTTGGGGCCAGGTTGCGGTTCAAT ACCAACGGATGTCTGGAGTACCACATTCCTGCTTTGTTTGGCCCCGACCGCCCAGCCATGAGATATTCGGTAGTTGATCACGCTGTGAAAAGATCGGAGCACTCGGTCGCGTCACGGCTGCCAGAGATGAGTAAGGACCTGGCCGTCGTGGCTGATCCCGTCCATTTTGAGAGCCTGTGGCACGATGCTGCTGGTCCTGCGAAGCTGGACGATTACTTCTATGCCGACGAACCTCTTCTAGCCCTACGTATAACCAAGTTCACTGACGCAACGACATTGGCCATATCATGGCCTCACGTATTGTTCGATATTATGGGACTGGTGGATTTCGTCAATGCGTGGACTTTGATGCTACGCCAACAACCTGATGACATTCAAGCGCCACATGAAACTACCAGCGATCCCTTGGCAGAGCTAGGCCGTCATCCGTCAGAACCGCACCTCCTCCGGCATCACCGAATGTCTTTGCTTTCCGTCTTATTTCACTGGTTGCAGTCTTGGTTTTGGTCTCTCATTTCCAAGCCGCAGCATCGCATACTCTACATCCCTGGCTGGTATATGAAATCGCTTCGAGAAAAGGCACTTGAGGGCCTAGCCACGAAcaatgaagatgaggacaaGAACATGTTTGTGAGTGAAGGAGACACGCTATGCGCCTGGTGGGCCCATCTCTCAACCTCTCTGATGAGAAACTACCCGGGAAAGATTGTAGCGCTGGTGAATGTAATGTCCCTGAGGACCGTCTTGGCCGAGGATTTGCTACCTTGTGGTCGGCCGTTTCTCTCAAACTCTACAGGCCTAGTCTTTGCTCTGACGTCTGTGAAGGACATAGTCACCAAGCCCCTTGGCCACCTGGCTTCACAGGTGCGTCGCTCCATCATCAATCTTGGTACGCGAGAGCAGGTCGAAGCCTTTGTCGCGTTGACAAGACAGTCCTGGCAGAGACTCCCCCCCCTGTTTGGGAACCACCGAATGCACCTCGTCACCTTCTCCAATTGGTCCAAGGCGAAGCTCTTTGAAGTGGACTTTTCGTCGGCCATTGTACCGCCCGTCTCGGACAAGGGACAGCCGACTGAACAGAGCGGCCGACCGTCCTATGTGCAGAGTCATTTTTCCGGAATCAACACGTACGAATGCGTAGTGATTCTTGGGGAAAGCGCCGAGGGAGGCTATTGGATGGATTGTTGCACAAACAAATTCCGGTGGCCAAAGATTGTGGACATGCTATCAGAAGTACGGCAAGAGGTGGCATGA
- the ayr1_1 gene encoding NADPH-dependent 1-acyldihydroxyacetone phosphate reductase translates to MSTRQSALVTGASRGGLGDALAQELHARGFRVFATARTLPKVQHLKDLGMDVVKMDVADSTSIRNAAAQVASLAGNRLDILINNAGTGYQSTLLDADIETARQLFNVNVFGVLDVTQAFGPLLIASKGIIVNAGSVLGRVPMPFCGVYNASKAALDSLSKQMRIELAPFDIRVIHVNAGGIQSDFLSHAAGPKGLPDKSPYYAGHGVLNPWISGEITRSKYQPTRRQDYAKSVVDAIVKHNPPSCLWTGYSAWVIWFTTSFLWRDATDLMMWAMGAPDIKVAISFNE, encoded by the exons ATGTCGACCCGCCAATCTGCCTTGGTAACAGGCGCCAGCAGGGGAGGCCTTGGTGACGCCCTTGCACAAGAACTACATGCAAGAGGGTTTAGAGTCTTCGCCACAGCCCGGACACTGCCCAAAGTCCAGCACCTGAAGGATCTTGGGATGGACGTTGTCAAGATGGACGTTGCAGACTCGACGTCGATTAGAAATGCTGCTGCACAAGTCGCATCTCTCGCTGGAAACAGGCTTGACATCCTCATCAATAATGCCGGAACTG GGTACCAATCTACGCTGTTAGATGCTGACATTGAAACTGCGAGGCAGTTGTTCAATGTCAATGTATTCGGTGTGCTGGACGTCACCCAGGCGTTTGGCCCGCTGTTGATTGCATCCAAGGGCATCATTGTGAATGCTGGCTCCGTCTTGGGCAGGGTTCCAATGCCATTCTGTGGTGTTTACAACGCTAGCAAAGCGGCTCTGGATTCCTTGTCAAAACAGATGCGAATCGAGCTCGCTCCTTTTGACATTCGCGTTATACAC GTCAATGCTGGCGGCATCCAGTCGGATTTTCTATCCCATGCTGCTGGTCCGAAGGGCCTTCCTGACAAGTCACCTTACTATGCCGGACACGGCGTTCTAAATCCGTGGATCAGTGGGGAAATAACTCGTAGCAAGTATCAGCCCA CGAGACGGCAAGATTACGCCAAAAGCGTCGTGGATGCCATCGTCAAGCATAATCCCCCATCCTGTTTGTGGACAGGTTATTCCGCCTGGGTTATATGGTTTACCACTAGCTTCCTGTGGCGGGATGCAACA GATTTGATGATGTGGGCAATGGGAGCGCCAGATATAAAGGTAGCCATCTCCTTCAACGAGTAA
- the DSTYK gene encoding Dual serine/threonine and tyrosine protein kinase, with protein MVYGIDEATVLKEYFDETDQGVAIERRAFDRLGLHRNIVQCLGEPNNKSIILERGQPLSNVTGTKSQLEQKLQWIRDAAEGLRHIHRSGIVHADFGCTNMILVEDRVKVIDFGGCSIDGSEALAGYNWYNRRGSMCPSLETDIFAFGCAVFEILTGKPPYHELKDCLERDETVRQLYAEQRFPAVDQLPLRELMLGCWHGTLGSMDEVARCIDAACTVHQGIDSTASIITHLISKMRSCFRSTSLAVTRQLEGRIGQSNK; from the coding sequence ATGGTGTACGGCATCGATGAGGCAACCGTCCTCAAGGAATATTTCGATGAAACTGACCAAGGCGTCGCCATTGAACGCCGCGCATTCGATCGACTCGGCTTGCATCGCAACATCGTGCAGTGTCTCGGCGAACCTAACAACAAATCCATAATTCTCGAGCGAGGACAACCCCTCTCGAATGTGACGGGGACGAAATCTCAACTCGAGCAAAAGCTGCAATGGATAAGAGACGCTGCAGAAGGGCTACGACATATCCATCGGAGCGGAATCGTCCACGCTGATTTTGGCTGTACAAACATGATACTAGTCGAGGATCGCGTCAAAGTCATCGATTTTGGAGGATGCAGCATTGATGGTAGCGAAGCACTTGCAGGCTACAACTGGTACAATCGCCGAGGATCCATGTGTCCGAGCTTAGAGACTGACATCTTCGCTTTTGGCTGCGCCGTATTCGAAATCTTGACCGGCAAACCTCCCTACCATGAGCTCAAAGACTGCCTGGAACGAGATGAGACAGTCCGGCAGCTGTACGCTGAACAACGCTTCCCTGCGGTTGACCAGCTGCCACTGCGCGAGTTGATGCTGGGATGTTGGCATGGCACCCTCGGCTCCATGGACGAAGTTGCGCGATGTATTGATGCGGCATGCACCGTACACCAAGGAATCGATAGCACGGCATCTATTATTACGCATTTGATTAGCAAGATGCGGAGCTGCTTCCGATCGACTAGTCTTGCGGTAACTAGACAGCTTGAGGGCCGGATAGGCCAGTCaaacaaataa
- the sol1_1 gene encoding Prosolanapyrone synthase: MGKYARSPAGAIAQVPDGKSLIHAASMLLSYTTSIYALHHLGRLRKGETVLIQSASGGLGIAAIYIAQYLGADIFATAGTEKNREMLVEEFGLSPTHVFGSRDAAAVKRVMQATKPNGIDVILGSALGGDSLQEQWTCIAPQVRFINVSRFNALESSILALDVFKRNATFSSFDIDLLYRQTLSLIARYSSPLFSDRHVKVVR, encoded by the coding sequence ATGGGAAAGTATGCACGATCGCCGGCCGGTGCAATAGCCCAGGTTCCCGATGGCAAGTCACTTATCCATGCAGCGTCGATGCTACTATCCTACACGACATCAATCTATGCTTTGCATCATCTAGGGCGCCTGCGCAAGGGTGAAACAGTTCTAATTCAATCTGCATCAGGAGGTCTTGGTATAGCCGCGATATATATTGCTCAATACTTGGGCGCGGATATTTTTGCCACGGCCGGAACTGAAAAAAACCGCGAGATGCTCGTAGAAGAATTTGGGCTATCACCCACGCATGTCTTCGGCTCGCGAGATGCTGCTGCGGTAAAACGAGTTATGCAGGCAACAAAGCCAAATGGCATCGATGTTATCCTGGGCAGCGCTTTAGGGGGTGACTCTTTGCAGGAACAGTGGACGTGCATTGCGCCTCAAGTGCGATTCATCAATGTGAGCAGATTCAACGCCCTAGAGTCGAGTATTCTAGCCCTTGACGTCTTCAAGAGGAATGCCACCTTTTCCTCGTTTGATATAGACCTACTCTATCGTCAGACGTTGTCCTTGATTGCCAGGTATTCAAGCCCCCTTTTCTCTGATCGACATGTCAAAGTTGTACGCTAA
- the sol2 gene encoding O-methyltransferase sol2 encodes MNAPSKNSLILQKARETLRQSEALVDYLETHGIDEPNFTAFSPAYLADKKYDDICTDLSQIAKDLILLAQGPMRWLRIFFCSHHDLGAWQAALRVGYITIVPLNRPIMIQDIASASRMDVDRTRRIMKLLASQRCFQAVREDVYEHTAMSAVIAQERNITSALTIQADEMFEASSLTAASIAKKPFASHATHSAFNLRFGASPYQWFMANPERGERFASAMAAFVQSQQIVS; translated from the exons ATGAACGCCCCCAGCAAGAAT TCGCTGATTTTGCAGAAAGCCCGCGAGACGCTTAGACAGAGTGAAGCACTTGTTGATTACCTGGAGACACATGGGATCGATGAACCCAATTTCACGGCATTTTCCCCTGCCTACCTAGCCGACAAGAAATACGACGATATTTGTACCGATCTGAGTCAAATTGCAAAAGACCTAATTCTCCTAGCTCAAGGACCAATGCGATGGTTGCGCATCTTCTTTTGCTCTCATCATGATTTAGGCGCCTGGCAGGCTGCATTGCGCGTCGGTTACATTACTATTGTTCCCCTTAACCGACCTATAATGATACAAGATATAGCTTCCGCCTCGAGAATGGATGTCGATCGCACACGGCGTATCATGAAGTTGTTGGCTTCACAGCGCTGTTTTCAAGCAGTAAGGGAAGACGTATATGAGCACACCGCCATGTCCGCAGTTATCGCCCAGGAAAGGAATATAACGTCGGCATTGACAATTCA GGCAGACGAAATGTTCGAAGCTTCTTCCTTAACAGCCGCTTCGATTGCAAAGAAGCCATTCGCATCTCATGCCACTCATAGCGCCTTTAATCTTAGATTTGGCGCTTCTCCGTATCAATGGTTCATGGCAAACCCTGAACGCGGAGAACGATTTGCCTCCGCAATGGCCGCTTTTGTCCAAAGTCAGCAAATAGTCTCCTGA
- the his3_1 gene encoding Histidinol-phosphate aminotransferase, whose translation MADNIAKTEARRNRLIRDMTQIKGVGRLHGGTEANFLLFEILDECGQPSNAAACAVYECLLKKRGIVTRFRGEDHGCHGCLRITIGTEDETASFLQALNLTLKEVHKTGFSSGARGGGVVNGNGLNWPQEQKPG comes from the coding sequence ATGGCCGACAATATTGCCAAGACGGAGGCACGGCGCAACCGCTTGATTCGCGACATGACCCAAATCAAGGGCGTCGGTCGCTTGCACGGCGGTACGGAGGCCAACTTCTTGCTATTTGAAATACTTGATGAATGTGGCCAGCCGAGTAATGCTGCTGCTTGCGCCGTATACGAATGCctgttgaagaagagaggTATCGTCACGAGATTTCGCGGCGAGGATCATGGATGCCATGGGTGTCTGCGTATTACCATTGGCACGGAAGACGAGACGGCAAGCTTTCTTCAAGCGTTGAACTTGACGCTGAAAGAAGTGCATAAAACAGGTTTTAGCAGCGGAGCACGAGGCGGAGGTGTCGTCAATGGAAATGGCTTAAACTGGCCCCAAGAGCAGAAGCCCGGCTAA
- the GAL80_1 gene encoding Galactose/lactose metabolism regulatory protein GAL80, giving the protein MAPIRVGLIGLSTPQRNANFGIWAASTHLSALQKSPDHEDIALANSTIEFAERSIAFHNLPSSTKAYGSAADLANDTDIDLVVVCVRVQRHLELVKPALLGRKNVFVEWPLAANPDEVEYLTKLGKESGVQAVVGLQSRAAPITLKWKNIVASGHIGRILTSLVWTLGPRTGLYYLDMNRGGNEFYIIFGHLLDSFITVLGDFSEVQTILKSHYETVPIVDSDGQVVDLLYRKTSPDHILVQGITELGAVASLLVRKPPATADGVGIRWVISGTLGEIIVTGPGLWHVMDKEAHIQVKIGNKPVQDIDFQSYRVPLANEVAPFGANVASLYDAIAKGDNTEYATFESAARTHRLLERIRKASGPPFARE; this is encoded by the exons ATGGCCCCAATTCGAGTTGGCCTAATTGGCCTGTCCACGCCGCAGAGGAACGCGAATTTCGGAATATGGGCTGCTTCAACCCATCTGTCCGCTTTGCAAAAATCGCCTGATCACGAGGATATAGCACTTGCAAACTCTACTATTGAGTTTGCAGAGCGATCTATCGCTTTTCATAATTTACCATCGTCAACAAAAGCTTATGGAAGTGCCGCGGATCTTGCCAACGATACAGATATAGACCTAGTCgttgtttgtgttcgcgtTCAGCGGCATTTAGAGCTAGTCAAACCAGCTCTTCTCGGTAGAAAGAATGTGTTCGTCGAGTGGCCTTTGGCGGCCAACCCTGACGAAGTTGAGTACCTGACAAAGTTAGGTAAGGAGTCTGGCGTTCAAGCTGTCGTGGGACTCCAGAGTAGGGCCGCTCCTATCACCCTCAAATGGAAGAATATTGTCGCGAGCGGACACATTGGTCGAATCCTCA CCAGCTTGGTATGGACACTTGGCCCCAGGACGGGGCTTTACTACCTCGATATGAACCGCGGGGGCAACGAGTTTTACATTATATTTGGACACC TCCTCGACAGCTTTATCACTGTTTTGGGTGATTTTTCGGAAGTTCAAACTATATTGAAATCCCACTACGAAACAGTGCCTATAGTGGATTCTGACGGACAAGTTGTCGATTTATTATATCGGAAAACGTCTCCCGATCATATACTTGTCCAGGGAATCACCGAACTCGGCGCAGTGGCGTCTCTCTTAGTCCGTAAACCGCCGGCTACCGCTGATGGGGTGGGTATACGCTGGGTTATTTCTGGTACTTTGGGAGAGATTATCGTTACTGGCCCGGGATTATGGCACGTCATGGACAAAGAGGCCCATATACAGGTCAAGATTGGAAATAAGCCTGTGCAGGACATTGACTTTCAGTCTTACAGGGTGCCACTCGCGAATGAGGTTGCTCCTTTTGGTGCTAACGTTGCATCGCTTTATGATGCTATTGCCAAAGGCGATAATACTGAGTATGCTACGTTTGAATCCGCTGCAAGGACTCATCGTCTGCTGGAACGCATCAGGAAAGCATCAGGGCCTCCATTTGCAAGGGAATAA
- the gox gene encoding Glucose oxidase, with amino-acid sequence MFRPLILLSTLTATLACPTRQIKTASKYDYIVIGGGTSGLVIANRLSEDRNVSVLVIEAGKSVLNNANVTDVGGYGLAFGTDIDWQYKSVNQTYGGNKELVFRAGKAVAGTSAINGMAYTRAEDVQIDAWQTIGNEGWTWKKLLPYYLQSEKLTIPSQSQVSKGASYNASVHGKSGPLDVGFFDIPDNDLTGVLNTTMNGLGIPWVEDVNGGKMRGFNIFPSTINVAANVREDAARAYYWPVASRQNLHLLVDTFVNRIIWQDKANNSDHVTASGVEVTLANGTTSVVSANREVIVSAGALKSPGILELSGIGDATLLEKHKIPVQVNLPTVGENLQDQTNAQSGAAIKANMTSATHVVYPNVYDIYGNQTDSLARSMQKKIKDYARATAEVSNGIMKASDLEALFQVQYDLIFKQRTPIAEILYSARGDNAISSEYWTLLPFARGNVHISSSDPTAMPIINPNFFMLDWDLDSMIAVAKYIRTSFSAGPLGKLVEGVTIPDPAVVGDDASDAAWKEWLLDGHYRSNFHPVGTAAMMPREQGGVVDNKLKVYGTSNVRVVDASILPYQVCGHLTSTLYAMAELTAELIKHNSA; translated from the exons ATGTTTCGTCCGCTTATTCTTCTCAGTACTCTAACTGCCACTTTGGCCTGTCCCACCCGCCAGATCAAAACCGCTTCCAAATACGACTATATTGTTATTGGTGGTGGAACTAGCGGCCTGGTTATTGCTAACCGCTTGTCAGAAGATCGAAATGtctccgtcctcgtcatcgagGCAGGTAAATCGGTGCTCAACAACGCCAATGTCACTGACGTTGGTGGATATGGACTGGCGTTCGGCACGGATATCGACTGGCAATATAAAAGTGTCAACCAGACCTATGGGGGCAATAAAGAGTTGGTTTTTCGAGCGGGTAAAGCGGTGGCTGGAACTAGTGCTATCAACG GAATGGCCTACACTCGTGCCGAAGACGTCCAGATTGATGCGTGGCAGACTATCGGCAACGAGggctggacatggaagaagctgcttcCCTACTATTTGCAAAGTGAGAAATTAACCATCCCCAGCCAGAGCCAGGTCTCCAAGGGCGCATCCTACAATGCTTCCGTTCACGGCAAGTCCGGCCCTCTGGATGTGGGTTTCTTCGATATCCCCGACAATGACCTCACCGGGGTTCTCAATACCACCATGAATGGTCTAGGCATCCCCTGGGTTGAGGATGTCAATGGCGGAAAGATGCGCGGTTTCAACATCTTTCCCTCCACCATCAACGTGGCAGCCAACGTGCGTGAAGATGCCGCCCGCGCCTACTACTGGCCTGTTGCCTCTCGCCAAAATCTACACCTTCTGGTGGACACCTTTGTCAACCGCATTATCTGGCAGGATAAGGCTAACAATAGTGACCACGTTACCGCGTCCGGGGTCGAGGTTACTTTGGCAAACGGAACCACGTCGGTTGTGTCTGCCAACCGAGAGGTTATTGTCTCGGCTGGAGCCCTCAAGTCGCCAGGGATCCTCGAGTTGTCCGGTATTGGTGATGCTACCCTCCTTGAGAAGCACAAAATTCCGGTCCAGGTTAATCTTCCCACCGTGGGCGAGAACCTCCAGGATCAAACCAACGCCCAGTCGGGCGCTGCTATCAAGGCCAACATGACCAGCGCCACACACGTCGTTTACCCCAACGTCTACGACATCTACGGCAACCAGACTGACTCCCTAGCGCGCTCAAtgcaaaagaaaataaaggATTATGCCAGAGCCACCGCCGAGGTCAGCAACGGCATCATGAAGGCTTCAGATCTGGAGGCGCTGTTTCAGGTCCAGTACGACCTTATCTTCAAGCAGCGTACCCCCATCGCTGAGATCCTCTATAGCGCCAGAGGAGATAACGCCATCTCCTCCGAATACTGGActcttttgccttttgctCGCGGCAACGTGCACATCTCCTCATCTGACCCTACCGCGATGCCCATTATTAACCCCAACTTCTTTATGTTGGACTGGGATTTAGACAGCATGATTGCGGTGGCCAAGTACATCCGCACCTCGTTTAGTGCTGGACCGCTTGGGAAGCTTGTCGAGGGTGTGACTATTCCCGATCCTGCCGTtgtcggtgatgatgcctCTGATGCTGCATGGAAAGAATGGCTGTTAGACGGGCACT acCGCTCGAATTTCCATCCTGTGGGAActgctgccatgatgccccgTGAGCAGGGAGGTGTTGTTGATAACAAGCTAAAGGTGTATGGCACCTCCAACGTCCGTGTGGTTGATGCCTCCATTCTTCCTTATCAAGTCTGCGGTCACTTGACTAGCACTCTATATGCCATGGCTGAGCTTACTGCTGAGCTGATTAAGCACAACTCTGCTTAA